One genomic segment of Streptomyces niveus includes these proteins:
- a CDS encoding DEAD/DEAH box helicase, with protein sequence MTRSERPARAPRPAGKRPVNSRAKGPAKGSAKAPARRVARPQEFTLPETITPALPAVEAFDELDMPAGLLKTLNSLGVTEPFPIQGATLPNSLAGRDILGRGRTGSGKTLAFGLAMLARLAGRRAEPRAPYAMVLVPTRELAQQVTDALTPYATAVNLRMATVVGGLSITKQAGQLRRGAEVLVATPGRLKDLIERGDCRLDQVTITVLDEADQMADMGFMPQVTALLKQVRPDGQRMLFSATLDKNIDRLVRQYLTDPVVHSVDPSQGAVTTMEHHVLYVMDETDKKAVTMRIAAREGRVLLFLDTKRAVDRLVKRLLASGVRASGLHGGRSQPQRNRTLDQFKTGLVTVLVATNVAARGIHVDDLDLVVNVDPPVDHKDYLHRGGRTARAGESGSVVTLVLPAQKRDMTRLMSDAGIAPRSASVKSTDEELSRLTGAREPSGVAITIEVPQAAVQKPQKARASRPARRSNGAGSGAGGGSRLGAAGGSGRGSRGGRRGRPPERGTDGGRRTAA encoded by the coding sequence ATGACTCGCTCCGAACGCCCGGCCCGCGCTCCCCGCCCGGCCGGCAAGCGCCCGGTCAACTCCCGTGCCAAGGGCCCCGCGAAGGGCTCGGCGAAGGCGCCGGCCCGCCGTGTCGCGCGCCCGCAGGAGTTCACGCTGCCGGAAACCATCACCCCCGCGCTGCCCGCCGTCGAGGCGTTCGACGAGCTCGACATGCCCGCGGGCCTGCTCAAGACCCTCAACTCCCTCGGTGTGACAGAGCCCTTCCCGATCCAGGGCGCCACCCTCCCGAACTCCCTCGCGGGCCGCGACATCCTCGGCCGGGGCCGTACCGGATCCGGCAAGACCCTCGCCTTCGGTCTCGCGATGCTGGCCCGTCTCGCCGGGCGCCGCGCCGAGCCGCGCGCGCCGTACGCGATGGTGCTGGTGCCCACGCGCGAGCTGGCCCAGCAGGTCACCGACGCGCTCACCCCGTACGCCACCGCCGTGAACCTGCGCATGGCCACCGTCGTCGGCGGTCTGTCGATCACCAAGCAGGCCGGGCAGCTGCGCCGCGGCGCCGAAGTGCTCGTGGCGACGCCCGGACGGCTCAAGGACCTCATCGAGCGCGGCGACTGCCGGCTCGACCAGGTCACCATCACGGTCCTCGACGAGGCGGACCAGATGGCCGACATGGGGTTCATGCCGCAGGTCACCGCCCTGCTGAAGCAGGTGCGGCCGGACGGGCAGCGGATGCTGTTCTCCGCGACGCTCGACAAGAACATCGACCGTCTCGTACGGCAGTACCTGACCGACCCCGTCGTCCACTCCGTCGACCCCTCCCAGGGCGCGGTCACGACGATGGAGCACCACGTCCTGTACGTCATGGACGAGACCGACAAGAAGGCCGTCACGATGCGCATCGCGGCGCGCGAGGGCCGGGTGCTGCTCTTCCTGGACACCAAGCGGGCCGTGGACCGGCTCGTCAAGCGGCTGCTGGCCAGCGGCGTACGGGCCTCCGGCCTGCACGGCGGGCGCTCGCAGCCGCAGCGCAACCGCACGCTCGACCAGTTCAAGACCGGCCTGGTCACCGTGCTCGTCGCGACGAACGTGGCGGCTCGCGGCATCCATGTCGACGACCTCGACCTGGTCGTCAACGTCGACCCGCCCGTCGACCACAAGGACTATCTGCACCGCGGCGGACGCACCGCGCGCGCTGGTGAGTCCGGCAGCGTCGTGACGCTCGTTCTGCCCGCGCAGAAGCGGGACATGACGCGGCTGATGTCGGACGCGGGCATCGCGCCCCGCTCCGCCAGCGTCAAGTCGACCGACGAGGAACTGTCCCGGCTCACCGGTGCGCGGGAGCCCTCCGGGGTCGCGATCACCATCGAGGTACCGCAGGCCGCCGTGCAGAAGCCGCAGAAGGCGCGCGCGTCGCGGCCGGCCCGGCGGAGCAACGGCGCGGGCTCGGGCGCAGGCGGCGGGTCCAGGCTGGGCGCGGCCGGCGGGTCCGGACGCGGCAGCCGGGGCGGCCGTCGTGGCCGCCCGCCGGAGCGCGGCACCGACGGCGGGCGCCGCACGGCGGCGTAG
- a CDS encoding VWA domain-containing protein: MTTVPSAGGPAISLVKIEETAPALVEHYRAAGVSLRKHGMSGQRAAVYLVLDHSGSMREYYRDGSVQAFADRVLGLSANLDDDGVVPVVFFSTDIDAETDISLVDHHGRIDRIVAGLGRMGRTSYHLAMDAVIDHYLDSGSTAPALVVFQTDGGPINKLAAERHLCKAAELPLFWQFVGFGNKRSSQFNFLQKLDELAVPQKRSVDNAGFFHAGLDPREVPDDVLYDRLVAEFPHWLGAARARGIVRS; this comes from the coding sequence ATGACCACAGTGCCCTCCGCGGGAGGCCCCGCGATCAGCCTCGTCAAGATCGAGGAGACCGCTCCCGCGCTCGTCGAGCACTACCGGGCGGCGGGCGTGTCACTGCGCAAGCACGGTATGAGCGGTCAGCGCGCGGCCGTGTATCTGGTCCTGGATCACTCGGGGTCGATGCGCGAGTACTACCGGGACGGCAGCGTGCAGGCATTCGCCGACCGGGTGCTCGGCCTCTCGGCGAACCTCGACGACGACGGTGTCGTCCCCGTCGTGTTCTTCTCCACGGACATCGACGCCGAGACGGACATCTCACTGGTGGACCACCACGGCCGTATCGACCGGATCGTGGCCGGGCTCGGGCGCATGGGCAGGACCAGCTACCACCTCGCCATGGACGCGGTGATCGACCACTATCTGGACAGCGGGTCCACCGCGCCCGCCCTGGTGGTCTTCCAGACCGACGGCGGGCCGATCAACAAACTCGCCGCCGAGCGTCATCTCTGCAAGGCGGCCGAACTTCCGCTGTTCTGGCAGTTCGTGGGCTTCGGCAACAAGCGCAGCTCGCAGTTCAACTTCCTTCAGAAACTTGACGAGTTGGCCGTCCCGCAGAAGCGGTCCGTCGACAACGCGGGCTTCTTCCACGCCGGACTCGACCCGCGAGAGGTGCCCGACGACGTGCTGTACGACCGGCTCGTCGCGGAATTCCCGCACTGGCTCGGCGCGGCCCGCGCGCGGGGCATCGTACGGAGCTGA
- a CDS encoding barstar family protein translates to MTVTYVIPGAEVTGLERFWQLIGEAVNGPDGYFGRNLDAFADCLSGGYGTPDDRDFVIEWRDHELSRRALGHQETARQLRLRLARVPEVNRSLVQGQLDEAEAGRGPTVFDWLTEIVDERAPGVLRLL, encoded by the coding sequence ATGACTGTGACGTATGTGATTCCCGGGGCGGAGGTCACCGGCCTGGAGCGTTTCTGGCAGCTGATCGGCGAGGCCGTGAACGGACCGGACGGCTACTTCGGCCGCAATCTCGACGCGTTCGCGGACTGTCTCAGCGGTGGCTACGGGACGCCGGACGACCGGGACTTCGTCATCGAATGGCGCGACCACGAACTCTCGCGCCGCGCGCTCGGCCACCAGGAGACGGCGCGGCAGCTCAGGCTCCGGCTGGCCCGGGTGCCCGAGGTCAACAGGAGCCTGGTGCAAGGGCAGTTGGACGAGGCGGAGGCCGGCCGCGGCCCCACGGTCTTCGACTGGCTCACCGAGATCGTCGACGAACGCGCGCCGGGCGTCCTGCGGTTGCTGTGA
- a CDS encoding glutamate synthase subunit beta: MADPKGFLTTGRELAKSRPVDERKNDWNEVYVPGSLLPIISKQAGRCMDCGIPFCHNGCPLGNLIPEWNDYAYREDWTAASERLHATNNFPEFTGRLCPAPCESACVLAINQPAVTIKNVEVSIIDKAWDNGDVVPRPPERLSGKTVAVIGSGPAGLAAAQQLTRAGHTVAVYERADRIGGLLRYGIPEFKMEKSHINRRIEQMRAEGTKFRTETEIGRDVDAAKLRRRYDAVVIAAGATVSRDLPVPGRDLKGIHFAMEYLPLANKVQEGDLTVSPITAEGKHVVVIGGGDTGADCVGTAHRQGAASVTQLEIMPRPGEDRAPNQPWPTFPMLYKVTSAHEEGGERIYSVSTTHFEGDEDGNVRSLHLTEVEFADGRPVPKEGTERTIPAQLVTLAMGFTGTDQENGLVDQFGLELDARGNIARDAEYATNVDGVYVAGDAGRGQSLIVWAIAEGRSAARGVDRYLTGASDLHAPIRPTDRSLTV, encoded by the coding sequence ATGGCTGACCCCAAGGGCTTCCTGACCACCGGGCGCGAGCTGGCCAAGTCCCGCCCCGTGGACGAGCGCAAGAACGACTGGAACGAGGTCTACGTTCCGGGCTCGCTGCTCCCGATCATCAGCAAGCAGGCCGGGCGCTGCATGGACTGCGGCATCCCCTTCTGCCACAACGGCTGTCCGCTCGGCAATCTCATCCCCGAGTGGAACGACTACGCGTACCGCGAGGACTGGACGGCGGCCAGCGAACGCCTGCACGCCACCAACAACTTCCCGGAGTTCACCGGCCGGCTCTGCCCCGCGCCGTGCGAGTCCGCGTGCGTGCTGGCCATCAACCAGCCCGCCGTCACGATCAAGAACGTCGAGGTCTCCATCATCGACAAGGCGTGGGACAACGGCGACGTCGTCCCGCGCCCCCCGGAGCGGCTCTCGGGCAAGACCGTCGCCGTCATCGGCTCCGGCCCCGCCGGGCTGGCCGCGGCCCAGCAGCTCACCCGGGCCGGCCACACGGTCGCCGTGTACGAGCGCGCCGACCGCATCGGCGGCCTGCTGCGCTACGGCATCCCCGAGTTCAAGATGGAGAAGTCCCACATCAACCGGCGTATCGAGCAGATGCGCGCGGAGGGGACCAAGTTCCGTACGGAGACGGAGATCGGCCGCGACGTCGACGCGGCGAAGCTCCGCAGGCGCTACGACGCCGTGGTCATCGCCGCCGGCGCCACCGTCTCGCGCGATCTGCCGGTGCCCGGCCGCGATCTCAAGGGCATCCACTTCGCGATGGAGTACCTGCCGCTCGCCAACAAGGTGCAGGAGGGCGACCTGACCGTCTCCCCGATCACCGCCGAGGGCAAGCACGTCGTGGTCATCGGCGGCGGCGACACCGGCGCGGACTGCGTCGGTACGGCGCACCGCCAGGGCGCGGCCTCCGTCACCCAGCTGGAGATCATGCCCCGGCCGGGCGAGGACCGGGCCCCGAACCAGCCGTGGCCGACGTTCCCGATGCTCTACAAGGTCACCTCCGCGCACGAGGAGGGCGGCGAGCGGATCTACTCCGTCTCCACCACCCACTTCGAGGGCGACGAGGACGGCAACGTGCGGTCGCTGCACCTCACCGAGGTCGAGTTCGCGGACGGGCGTCCGGTGCCGAAGGAGGGCACCGAGCGCACCATCCCCGCCCAGTTGGTCACCCTCGCGATGGGCTTCACCGGCACCGACCAGGAGAACGGCCTGGTCGACCAGTTCGGCCTCGAACTGGACGCGCGCGGGAACATCGCACGGGACGCCGAGTACGCGACCAACGTCGACGGCGTGTACGTTGCCGGAGACGCGGGCCGCGGTCAGTCCCTGATCGTGTGGGCGATCGCCGAGGGCCGCTCGGCGGCGCGCGGCGTCGACCGCTATCTGACCGGGGCGAGTGATCTGCACGCCCCGATCCGCCCGACGGACCGCTCACTGACGGTCTGA
- a CDS encoding ribonuclease domain-containing protein: MRIPPRIALIGGAAALLSTLLVGGTVATTATAAPLAVGDICYSDLPSQAHDTLDLIDAGGPYPYPQDGGVFQNREGILPQESTGYYHEYTVETPGSPDRGARRIVTGNEEQDYYTADHYDSFDLVDHGC, from the coding sequence ATGCGAATCCCCCCACGAATCGCCCTCATCGGCGGCGCAGCCGCCCTCCTGTCCACCCTCCTCGTCGGCGGTACGGTCGCGACCACGGCCACCGCCGCCCCGCTCGCGGTCGGCGACATCTGCTACTCCGACCTCCCGTCCCAGGCGCACGACACCCTCGACCTGATCGACGCGGGCGGCCCCTACCCGTATCCGCAGGACGGCGGGGTCTTCCAGAACCGCGAAGGCATCCTGCCGCAGGAGTCCACCGGCTACTACCACGAGTACACGGTCGAGACGCCGGGCTCTCCCGACCGCGGCGCGCGCCGCATCGTGACCGGTAACGAGGAGCAGGACTACTACACCGCCGACCACTACGACTCCTTCGACCTGGTCGACCACGGCTGCTGA
- a CDS encoding cold-shock protein, with protein sequence MATGTVKWFNSEKGFGFIEQDGGGADVFAHYSNIATQGFRELQEGQKVSFDVTQGQKGPQAENIVPA encoded by the coding sequence ATGGCTACTGGAACCGTGAAGTGGTTCAACTCGGAAAAGGGCTTCGGCTTCATCGAGCAGGACGGCGGCGGCGCCGACGTCTTCGCCCACTACTCGAACATCGCCACCCAGGGCTTCCGTGAGCTCCAGGAGGGCCAGAAGGTCTCGTTCGACGTCACGCAGGGCCAGAAGGGCCCGCAGGCGGAGAACATCGTCCCGGCCTAG
- the gltB gene encoding glutamate synthase large subunit has product MRFDAWSPMDGRPAAQGMYDPRNEHDACGVGFVATLTGVPGHEMVEQALTVLRNLEHRGATGSEPDSGDGAGILLQVPDAFLREVSGFELPEAGSYAVGIAFLPAENPDEAVSRIETIAADEGIDVLGWREVPVAPQMLGAIARSTMPVFRQLFVAAGTRTGIALDRKAFVLRKRAEREAGVYFPSLSARTIVYKGMLTTGQLEPFFPDLSDRRFATAVALVHSRFSTNTFPSWPLAHPYRFVAHNGEINTVKGNRNWMKARESQLASDVFGDDARTLERTFPVCTPDASDSASFDEVLELLHLGGRSLPHSVLMMVPEAWENHDSMDPARRAFYQYHSTMMEPWDGPACVTFTDGVQVGAVLDRNGLRPGRYWVTDDGLVVLSSEVGVLDIDPAKVVRKGRLQPGRMFLVDTAEHRIIEDDEIKATLAAENPYQEWLEAGEIELEDLPEREHIVHTHASVTRRQQTFGYTEEELRIILAPMARTGGEPLGSMGTDSPIAALSARPRLLFDYFTQLFAQVTNPPLDAIREELVTSLRSSLGPQGNLLEPTAASCRSVTLPFPVIDNDELAKLIHVNADGDMPGMTAATLSGLYRVSGGGEALAARIEEICAETDAALEGGARIIVLSDRHSDAEHAPIPSLLLTAAVHHHLIRTKQRTQVGLLVEAGDVREVHHVALLIGYGAAAVNPYLAMESVEDLVRAGTFIEGLEPEHALRNLIHALGKGVLKVMSKMGISTVASYRGAQVFEAVGLDDAFVDEYFSGTATKIGGAGLDVVAQEVAARHAKAYPASGISASHRALDIGGEYQWRREGEPHLFDPDTVFRLQHATRNRRYDIFKQYTDRVNEQSERLMTLRGLFNLDSGREPVALDEVEPASEIVKRFSTGAMSYGSISKEAHETLAIAMNRLGGKSNTGEGGEDADRLHDPERRSSIKQVASGRFGVTSEYLVNADDIQIKMAQGAKPGEGGQLPGHKVYPWVAKTRHSTPGVGLISPPPHHDIYSIEDLAQLIHDLKNANPAARIHVKLVSEVGVGTVAAGVSKAHADVVLISGHDGGTGASPLTSLKHAGGPWELGLAETQQTLLLNGLRDRIVVQTDGQLKTGRDVVVAALLGAEEFGFATAPLVVSGCVMMRVCHLDTCPVGIATQNPVLRERFSGKAEYIVNFFEFIAEEVREILAELGFRTLEEAVGHAEFLDTERAVDHWKAQGLDLQPLFHVPDLPDGAVRHRIVEQDHGLGKALDNQLIKLAADALGAESAEAAQPVRAQIAIRNINRTVGTMLGHEVTKKFGGAGLPDDTVDITFTGSAGQSFGAFLPRGVTLRLEGDANDYVGKGLSGGRVVVRPDRGADHLAEYSTIAGNTIAYGATGGELFLRGRTGERFCVRNSGATVVSEGVGDHGCEYMTGGHAVVLGETGRNFAAGMSGGVAYVIDLDADNVNAGNLGAVETDLSDTDKEWLHDVVRRHHEETGSTVAEKLLTDWDTSVTRFSKIIPSTYKAVLAAKDAAELAGLSEQETTEKMMEAATNG; this is encoded by the coding sequence ATGCGTTTCGACGCCTGGTCGCCCATGGATGGCCGCCCCGCTGCGCAGGGCATGTATGACCCCCGTAACGAGCACGACGCATGTGGCGTCGGGTTCGTGGCCACCCTGACCGGTGTGCCCGGCCACGAGATGGTCGAGCAGGCGCTGACCGTACTGCGCAATCTCGAACACCGCGGCGCCACCGGCTCCGAGCCCGACTCGGGTGACGGCGCGGGCATCCTGCTCCAGGTCCCGGACGCGTTCCTGCGCGAGGTCTCCGGTTTCGAGCTGCCCGAGGCCGGCTCGTACGCCGTCGGAATCGCCTTCCTGCCCGCCGAGAACCCGGACGAAGCCGTCTCACGGATCGAGACGATCGCCGCCGACGAGGGCATCGACGTCCTCGGCTGGCGCGAGGTGCCGGTCGCCCCCCAGATGCTCGGTGCCATCGCGCGCTCCACGATGCCGGTCTTCCGCCAGCTCTTCGTCGCCGCCGGTACGCGCACGGGCATCGCCCTCGACCGCAAGGCGTTCGTCCTGCGCAAGCGCGCCGAGCGCGAGGCCGGGGTCTACTTCCCCTCGCTCTCCGCCCGCACGATCGTCTACAAGGGCATGCTGACCACCGGCCAGCTGGAGCCCTTCTTCCCCGACCTCTCCGACCGCCGCTTCGCCACCGCCGTCGCCCTGGTGCACTCGCGCTTCTCCACCAACACCTTCCCGAGCTGGCCGCTCGCCCACCCGTACCGCTTCGTCGCGCACAACGGCGAGATCAACACGGTCAAGGGCAACCGCAACTGGATGAAGGCCCGCGAGTCCCAGCTGGCCTCCGACGTGTTCGGTGACGACGCCCGGACGCTGGAGCGGACCTTCCCGGTCTGCACCCCCGACGCCTCCGACTCGGCGTCCTTCGACGAGGTCCTGGAACTGCTCCACCTCGGCGGCCGGTCGCTGCCGCACTCCGTACTGATGATGGTCCCCGAGGCGTGGGAGAACCACGACTCCATGGACCCCGCCCGGCGTGCCTTCTACCAGTACCACTCCACGATGATGGAGCCCTGGGACGGCCCCGCCTGCGTCACCTTCACCGACGGCGTCCAGGTCGGCGCGGTCCTCGACCGCAACGGACTGCGCCCCGGCCGCTACTGGGTCACCGACGACGGACTCGTCGTCCTCTCCTCCGAGGTCGGCGTCCTCGACATCGACCCCGCCAAGGTCGTCCGCAAGGGCCGCCTCCAGCCCGGCCGGATGTTCCTCGTCGACACCGCCGAGCACCGCATCATCGAGGACGACGAGATCAAGGCGACCCTCGCCGCCGAGAACCCGTACCAGGAGTGGCTGGAAGCCGGCGAGATCGAGCTGGAGGACCTGCCCGAGCGCGAGCACATCGTGCACACGCACGCCTCCGTCACCCGCCGCCAGCAGACCTTCGGCTACACCGAGGAAGAGCTGCGGATCATCCTCGCCCCGATGGCCCGCACCGGCGGCGAACCGCTCGGCTCCATGGGCACCGACAGCCCGATCGCCGCGCTCTCCGCGCGCCCCCGGCTGCTGTTCGACTACTTCACCCAGTTGTTCGCACAGGTCACCAACCCGCCGCTGGACGCCATCCGCGAAGAGCTCGTCACCTCGCTCCGCTCCTCCCTCGGCCCCCAGGGCAACCTCCTGGAGCCGACCGCCGCGTCCTGTCGCAGCGTCACGCTGCCCTTCCCGGTGATCGACAACGACGAGCTGGCCAAGCTCATACACGTCAACGCCGACGGCGACATGCCCGGCATGACCGCCGCCACGCTCTCCGGCCTCTACCGGGTCAGCGGCGGCGGCGAGGCCCTGGCCGCCCGTATCGAGGAGATCTGCGCCGAGACCGACGCCGCGCTCGAAGGCGGCGCGCGCATCATCGTGCTCTCCGACCGGCACTCCGACGCCGAGCACGCGCCCATCCCGTCCCTGCTGCTCACCGCGGCCGTCCACCACCACCTCATCCGCACCAAGCAGCGCACCCAGGTGGGACTGCTGGTCGAGGCCGGTGACGTACGCGAGGTGCACCACGTCGCGCTGCTCATCGGTTACGGCGCCGCCGCCGTCAACCCCTACCTCGCGATGGAGTCCGTCGAGGACCTCGTCCGCGCGGGCACCTTCATCGAGGGCCTGGAGCCCGAGCACGCCCTGCGCAACCTGATCCACGCGCTCGGCAAGGGCGTCCTGAAGGTCATGTCCAAGATGGGCATCTCCACCGTCGCCTCCTACCGGGGCGCGCAGGTCTTCGAGGCCGTCGGTCTCGACGACGCCTTCGTCGACGAGTACTTCAGCGGTACGGCGACCAAGATCGGCGGCGCCGGCCTCGACGTCGTCGCCCAGGAGGTCGCCGCCCGCCACGCCAAGGCGTACCCGGCCTCCGGCATCTCCGCGTCGCACCGCGCGCTGGACATCGGCGGCGAGTACCAGTGGCGCCGCGAGGGCGAGCCGCACCTCTTCGACCCGGACACGGTCTTCCGCCTCCAGCACGCCACCCGCAACCGCCGCTACGACATCTTCAAGCAGTACACGGACCGGGTGAACGAGCAGTCCGAGCGCCTCATGACGCTGCGCGGACTCTTCAACCTCGACTCCGGCCGCGAGCCCGTCGCCCTGGACGAGGTCGAGCCCGCCTCCGAGATCGTCAAGCGCTTCTCCACCGGCGCCATGTCGTACGGCTCCATCTCCAAGGAGGCGCACGAGACCCTCGCGATCGCGATGAACCGGCTCGGCGGCAAGTCCAACACCGGCGAGGGCGGCGAGGACGCGGACCGGCTCCACGACCCCGAGCGCCGCTCCTCCATCAAGCAGGTCGCCTCCGGCCGCTTCGGCGTCACCAGCGAGTACCTCGTCAACGCCGACGACATCCAGATCAAGATGGCGCAGGGCGCCAAGCCCGGCGAGGGCGGCCAGCTCCCCGGCCACAAGGTCTACCCGTGGGTCGCCAAGACCCGGCACTCCACGCCGGGCGTCGGCCTCATCTCGCCGCCGCCGCACCACGACATCTACTCCATCGAAGACCTCGCCCAGCTGATCCACGACCTCAAGAACGCCAACCCGGCCGCCCGCATCCACGTGAAGCTGGTCTCCGAGGTCGGCGTCGGCACGGTCGCGGCCGGAGTCTCCAAGGCACACGCCGACGTCGTCCTGATCTCGGGACACGACGGCGGTACGGGCGCCTCCCCGCTCACCTCGCTCAAGCACGCGGGCGGCCCCTGGGAGCTCGGCCTCGCCGAGACCCAGCAGACCCTGCTGCTCAACGGGCTGCGCGACCGCATCGTCGTGCAGACCGACGGCCAGCTCAAGACCGGCCGCGACGTCGTCGTCGCCGCGCTGCTCGGCGCCGAGGAGTTCGGCTTCGCCACCGCGCCGCTCGTCGTCTCCGGCTGCGTCATGATGCGCGTCTGCCACCTCGACACCTGTCCGGTGGGCATCGCCACCCAGAACCCCGTGCTGCGCGAGCGCTTCTCGGGCAAGGCCGAGTACATCGTCAACTTCTTCGAGTTCATCGCCGAGGAAGTCCGCGAGATCCTGGCCGAGCTGGGCTTCCGCACCCTCGAAGAGGCCGTCGGCCACGCCGAGTTCCTGGACACCGAGCGGGCCGTGGACCACTGGAAGGCCCAGGGCCTGGACCTCCAGCCGCTGTTCCATGTGCCGGACCTGCCCGACGGCGCCGTACGCCACCGGATCGTCGAGCAGGACCACGGTCTCGGCAAGGCGCTCGACAACCAGCTGATCAAGCTCGCCGCCGACGCGCTCGGCGCCGAGAGCGCCGAGGCCGCCCAGCCGGTCCGCGCGCAGATCGCGATCCGCAACATCAACCGCACCGTCGGCACCATGCTCGGCCACGAGGTGACCAAGAAGTTCGGCGGCGCGGGCCTGCCCGACGACACCGTCGACATCACCTTCACCGGCTCGGCGGGCCAGTCCTTCGGCGCCTTCCTGCCCCGCGGCGTCACGCTGCGCCTGGAGGGCGACGCCAACGACTACGTCGGCAAGGGCCTCTCCGGCGGCCGGGTCGTCGTCCGCCCCGACCGGGGCGCCGACCACCTCGCCGAGTACTCGACCATCGCGGGCAACACCATCGCCTACGGCGCGACCGGCGGCGAGCTGTTCCTGCGCGGCCGCACCGGCGAACGCTTCTGCGTCCGCAACTCCGGTGCCACGGTGGTCTCCGAAGGCGTCGGCGACCACGGCTGCGAGTACATGACCGGCGGCCACGCCGTCGTACTCGGCGAGACGGGGCGCAACTTCGCGGCCGGCATGTCCGGCGGGGTCGCGTACGTCATCGACCTCGACGCGGACAACGTCAACGCCGGCAACCTCGGCGCCGTCGAGACCGACCTCTCCGACACCGACAAGGAGTGGCTGCACGACGTCGTGCGCCGCCACCACGAGGAGACCGGCTCCACCGTCGCCGAGAAGCTGCTGACCGACTGGGACACCTCGGTGACCCGCTTCAGCAAGATCATTCCTTCCACCTACAAGGCAGTGCTCGCCGCCAAGGACGCCGCTGAGCTCGCCGGTCTCTCCGAGCAGGAGACCACCGAGAAGATGATGGAGGCGGCGACCAATGGCTGA
- a CDS encoding VIT1/CCC1 transporter family protein, with amino-acid sequence MDNEAPLHGSHRDNHTHRDVNGGWLRPAVFGAMDGLVSNLALMTGVAGGAVDRQTIVITGLAGLAAGAFSMAAGEYTSVASQRELVQAELDVERRELRKFPKDEMAELADLYVSRGVDPDLAREVAAQLSKDPEQALEIHAREELGVDPDDLPSPTVAAVSSFGSFALGALLPVLPYLLGATVLWPAVLVALLGLFACGALVSRVTARTWWYSGLRQLLLGGTAAALTYGLGTLFGATV; translated from the coding sequence GCTGGCTGCGTCCCGCGGTGTTCGGCGCGATGGACGGCCTCGTCTCGAACCTCGCCCTGATGACCGGTGTGGCGGGCGGCGCCGTCGACCGGCAGACGATCGTGATCACCGGCCTCGCGGGCCTGGCGGCCGGTGCCTTCTCGATGGCGGCGGGGGAGTACACCTCCGTGGCGTCCCAGCGCGAGCTCGTGCAGGCCGAGCTGGACGTGGAGCGGCGCGAGCTGCGCAAGTTCCCCAAGGACGAGATGGCGGAGCTGGCCGACCTGTACGTCTCACGCGGCGTCGACCCGGACCTCGCGCGCGAGGTCGCGGCGCAGCTCTCGAAGGACCCCGAGCAGGCGCTGGAGATCCACGCGCGCGAGGAGCTGGGGGTCGACCCGGACGATCTGCCGTCGCCCACGGTCGCCGCCGTGTCCTCGTTCGGCTCCTTCGCGCTGGGCGCGCTGCTGCCCGTCCTGCCGTATCTCCTGGGCGCGACGGTCCTGTGGCCCGCCGTGCTCGTGGCGCTGCTCGGCCTCTTCGCCTGCGGCGCGCTGGTGTCGCGCGTGACGGCGCGCACCTGGTGGTACAGCGGTCTGCGCCAGCTGCTCCTCGGCGGTACGGCGGCGGCCCTCACGTACGGTCTGGGCACACTCTTCGGCGCGACCGTCTAG